In Cryptomeria japonica chromosome 10, Sugi_1.0, whole genome shotgun sequence, a genomic segment contains:
- the LOC131030915 gene encoding UDP-glycosyltransferase 72B1: MGNPHVAIFPLSGAMGHLLPLVQFVKQLCSLHGFSITLIISKWRWTSQQPAVLQLLASSGLDIRFKEIPDVIVDEDEADMKIETLISKFVLKAKPHIEDALQSLHSSSPISAFVTDFFCTDLLNVGAKLNLPTYLFFSASASLLSFMMHLPTLVSEIEVSFKDADFDVEVPGLPPIPARDLPTPIQDRSKSAFKWFVYHSSRFKEASGILINTFAELEEEAIKALSTPATPPIYPIGPLLLPESDTPDESSCLKWLDEQPPSSVLFVSFGSAGVLSREQITDLAIGLEASGHRFLWVLRGYKSGDSSSLETDISQLLPEGFESRTWDRGLVLLNWAPQVPILSHPCTGGFLSHCGWNSTLESVCHGVPMITWPLFAEQAMNKVILVKQIKVAIDLKMDQKGFVKREEVERAVRKLMEGEEGRMARKKMKELKEKAKMAVMEGGSTIKATARVAADLSASTINVM, translated from the coding sequence ATGGGGAATCCTCATGTCGCCATTTTCCCGCTGAGCGGAGCAATGGGGCATTTGCTCCCATTAGTTCAGTTTGTAAAACAGCTGTGCAGTCTTCATGGCTTCTCCATAACTCTCATCATCAGCAAGTGGCGGTGGACTTCTCAGCAACCCGCAGTGCTTCAACTATTGGCATCTTCTGGTCTGGATATCCGCTTTAAAGAGATTCCTGACGTGATAGTGGATGAAGACGAGGCAGACATGAAAATTGAAACTCTCATATCAAAGTTCGTGCTGAAAGCGAAGCCACACATTGAAGATGCTCTCCAATCCTTGCATTCGTCTTCGCCCATCTCTGCCTTCGTTACAGATTTCTTCTGTACTGACCTGCTCAACGTTGGTGCCAAGCTGAACTTGCCAACTTATTTATTCTTTTCGGCCTCGGCTTCTCTTCTTTCTTTTATGATGCACCTCCCAACACTCGTCTCAGAGATTGAGGTGTCGTTTAAAGACGCCGATTTTGATGTCGAGGTTCCGGGGCTCCCGCCGATTCCTGCCAGAGATCTGCCCACTCCCATTCAAGACAGGTCGAAGTCCGCCTTTAAATGGTTTGTCTACCATTCCTCCCGCTTCAAGGAAGCATCAGGGATTCTCATTAACACCTTTGCTGAGCTTGAGGAGGAAGCCATCAAAGCCCTCAGCACGCCTGCAACGCCTCCCATCTATCCAATAGGTCCCTTGTTGCTCCCAGAATCTGATACCCCTGATGAGTCCAGCTGCCTCAAATGGTTGGATGAGCAGCCTCCCTCGTCTGTTCTGTTTGTGTCCTTTggaagcgcaggcgttttgtcgaGGGAGCAAATTACAGATCTGGCAATTGGGCTCGAAGCCAGTGGGCACCGGTTCCTGTGGGTGTTGCGTGGGTACAAATCTGGGGACTCTTCTTCTCTGGAAACTGACATTTCTCAGCTTTTACCAGAGGGTTTTGAGAGTCGAACCTGGGACCGTGGGCTGGTGCTTCTCAATTGGGCCCCTCAAGTACCGATTCTTTCTCATCCCTGTACCGGAGGCTTCCTTTCTCATTGTGGATGGAATTCTACGTTGGAGAGCGTCTGTCATGGAGTCCCAATGATCACTTGGCCTCTGTTTGCTGAACAGGCGATGAACAAGGTCATACTGGTGAAGCAGATTAAGGTAGCCATAGATTTGAAGATGGACCAGAAGGGATTTGTGAAGAGAGAAGAAGTTGAGAGAGCGGTGAGGAAATTGAtggaaggagaagagggaagaatggcgaggaagaaaatgaaggaatTGAAGGAGAAGGCTAAGATGGCAGTCATGGAAG